A single Metarhizium brunneum chromosome 5, complete sequence DNA region contains:
- the cazM gene encoding Iterative polyketide synthase CazM codes for MAPALPTSLSNVREATSLVFGGHIGPQSKNSLEKQVRQIVDGPNGEWILETLAGLPRYWEALTNKMPEVASTMQGHGLLADLESWFRDGPASAASLAPDAEMPHVWIGVLMVAIQLDQYWRYLEFRFSGAAGNGVDDLQAELVRQQQQQQQPARNNRVETVGFCAGMMAAVAVASSHNRQEFEKYGAAAVRVAALMAAVVGATEEWTKGRGKGGSVSLATAWRRPEQGHDLARIVSRLGPDAYVSVLFDECRATVTASERLAPKLVRQLRAAGVTAVPLAFKGQLHAPTAERLRHTEALVDLCHSMAGLQFPDAAHLALPTYLDHPDGEQVAHDHVDLVGTVLRSILANQLRWTSTVSKLAANKEHLSLIAFGLDRPLPPTILRAFGAKQAHFEDVEDDISKSMARMQHQPQPQPQPQTQSNGALAVSRAQVAEPSTPRVQPEDDCEHVVAVVGMSLKVAGGQDLHEFEQMLKTGQSQHEAITRERMTPDMLFRDNADPDRKWYGNLMRDADAFDHKFFKKSPRESMAMDPQGRLSLEAAYQALQQSGYFNELAATSAAGLQRRKHVGVYVGLCSYEYDVNVHCHPTSAFTGTGELRSFIPGRVSHHFGWTGPSLTFDTACSSSTTALHMACRDLLSGEVPAALCGGVNVLTNLQWTQNLAAGSFISPTGQCKPFDSDADGYCRGDGIAYVFLKKLSTAVADGNTVLGTIRSTGINQNLNTTPLFVPNVPSLSALFHHVIRKARVNPRDISLVECHGTGTPVGDPAEWESIRNAVAGPLRDTVLPIGSVKGHVGHTEGASGIVSLIKVLMMMRGDFIPPQASFKSMNPHIQAQPSDKMEVVTSLRSWPGDRKLALINNYGACGSNSSVVVAYSAHKPAKATSLTASSPRLPFWIAGLDARSIAAYSTALAPYLRAHTGPRDGQAKLADVSFNMNWQSDPGLPQGLIFSCGSLDELQDKLAEATAATKDTSASIGIAPVKPERPVVLCFGGQVSTFVGLDRAVYQGAAVLRHHLDNCDAAITAHGLDSIYPDIFSGEPYQDVVKLQTALFAMQYASAKSWMDCGLADKVVSVVGHSFGEITALCVAGVLSLQDTVKLIAGRAKLVQSAWGPDPGAMMAIEADEALVHHLLNESNLGSDGSAGIACYNGSRSFTVAGSTKAIDAFATTLAGGGSAVEGVKSKRLNVTNAFHSALVDSIVDRLGDEVGKGVTFHDAVIPIERATEHGDAAARLDWTFVGSHMRQPVFFNHAVQRLAQKHPQAIFLEAGSNSTITVMASRALAQTVPTYSDGLHFQSVSITNTNKGIDRLTDATVHLWKQGLRVSFWAHHRRQAGEYTQLLLPPYQFEKSRHWLELKSPIEQAIKVVQTMSGSNGRLPAAGLAQQEQVDPKTLDIWTFVGFQDHQGGSANKKTKLARFRINTASDKYQRLFATHVIAKTAPIAAATLEIDMAIETLFSLTPEWRANGFSPVVRDMLSHSPICADSTRDYYIDLEPLNKAKTEWHWTIHSVGTSPADNKHAEGRINMCSPSDPAVVQEFGRWERVVGHAQCQAVLALGPDDEGVEALQGRNVYRAFEEVVDFGSVYHGVRYVVGRDNGESAGVVHKRHAGDTWLDVPKADSYGQVAGMYVNLLTDIPASDMFVATGLELVMRSPEAQPVTDGHEHGPGVWHVLARHARQNEKAYVSDVFIFDASTGALAEVILGLKYVRVPKATMSKILARATTDKSFVRSTAASLPSSAQPLAALAGPINATGPNSTPAPLPSRPKAKRTGMKRAKPTSGPRDITNEVCDVVADVSGIEASEMSLDSEMADLGIDSLMSMELAREVEDTFHCTLDRAETMVATSLGAFVACVANALARAGGQKDVEEEHGDQDSDQDMAAGEGDVVFSDSADEDTTSDMSTPDDASDVSCQSQDSVSEPPVPAAKVIGTGDVAAREAEAMRLVAAYTTGWESAALEAARKGTIGNHPRAGAVVVVTGASGSLGSHIVQALAERPHVAAVVCINRTLSGVPADERQAEALSSRGIELSPTAREKLRVYGTDASKPQLGLPDDEYTWLARHGTHIIHNAWPMSATRPLKAFEPQARVMRNLLDLAHDMAVGTEPRRIGFQFISSIGVTGFSAESPVLEEAMPMAAVMPSGYNEGKWVCERMLADTLRRHPRLFRAMVARPGQISGSTASGFWNPVEHFAFVVKSSQALKALPDLRGDLHWLPVDKSAGVVVDLLNIDGRPEATEAYPVYHVDNPVGQPWKDMSTVLAAALDIPPHGIVSFKEWIRRVRQSPLSPAENPAALALDFLEGHFERMACGGIVLDTQRSSEHSKTLAAEGPNRVIGNENTLQSTTKLQSARL; via the exons ACATTGGGCCACAAAGCAAAAACTCGCTGGAAAAACAGGTGCGGCAGATTGTGGACGGGCCCAACGGAGAATGGATACTAGAGACCCTGGCCGGGCTGCCACGGTACTGGGAAGCCTTGACAAACAAGATGCCCGAAGTGGCCAGCACAATGCAGGGTCATGGTCTGCTGGCCGATCTGGAGTCGTGGTTTCGAGATGGCCCTGCCTCGGCTGCGTCGCTGGCCCCAGACGCCGAGATGCCACATGTCTGGATCGGGGTTCTCATGGTGGCTATCCAGCTGGACCAGTACTGGCGCTATCTGGAGTTTCGATTCAGCGGCGCGGCGGGAAACGGAGTGGACGACCTGCAGGCAGAGCTGGTgaggcagcagcagcagcagcagcagcccgcCAGGAATAACAGGGTCGAGACGGTGGGCTTCTGCGCGGGCATgatggcggccgtggccgtggccagctCGCACAACCGGCAGGAATTTGAAAAGTacggcgcggcggcggtgcgcgtggcggcgctcatggcggcggtggtggggGCCACCGAGGAGTGGACCAAGGGGCGCGGCAAGGGCGGGTCCGTGTCCCTGGCGACGGCGTGGAGGAGACCCGAGCAGGGCCATGACCTGGCGCGCATCGTCTCCAGGCTGGGCCCGGATGCCTACGTCTCGGTGCTTTTTGACGAGTGCCGGGCCACCGTGACGGCGTCGGAGCGCCTCGCCCCCAAGCTGGTGCGGCAGCTGCGGGCAGCCGGCGTCACGGCCGTGCCGCTCGCCTTCAAGGGCCAGCTCCACGCGCCGACGGCCGAGCGGCTGCGCCACACCGAGGCCCTAGTCGACCTGTGCCACTCCATGGCCGGGCTGCAGTTCCCGGATGCCGCCCACCTGGCATTGCCCACCTACCTCGACCACCCCGACGGCGAGCAAGTCGCGCACGACCACGTCGACCTGGTCGGCACGGTGCTGCGCTCCATCCTGGCGAACCAGTTGCGCTGGACCAGCACCGTTTCGAAGCTTGCGGCCAACAAGGAGCACCTGTCCCTCATTGCCTTTGGCCTCGACCGCCCTCTGCCGCCCACCATCCTGCGCGCCTTTGGTGCCAAGCAGGCCCACTTTGAGGATGTCGAGGATGACATAAGCAAGTCCATGGCGCGGATGCAGCACCAACCccaaccacaaccacaaccacaaacACAAAGCAACGGCGCGCTTGCCGTCTCACGGGCTCAGGTCGCAGAACCGAGCACACCCCGTGTCCAGCCAGAAGACGACTGCGAGCATGTCGTTGCCGTCGTGGGCATGTCCCTCAAGGTGGCGGGCGGCCAAGACCTGCACGAGTTTGAGCAGATGCTCAAGACGGGGCAGTCGCAGCACGAGGCCATCACGCGCGAGCGAATGACGCCCGACATGCTGTTCCGCGACAATGCCGACCCCGACAGGAAGTGGTACGGCAATCTCATgcgcgacgccgacgccttCGACCACAAGTTCTTCAAAAAGAGCCCGCGCgaatccatggccatggacccGCAGGGCCGCCTCTCGCTCGAGGCCGCCTACCAAGCTCTCCAACAGTCGGGCTATTTCAACGAGCTGGCCGCGaccagcgccgccgggcTGCAACGACGGAAGCACGTGGGCGTCTACGTCGGCCTCTGCTCCTACGAGTACGATGTCAACGTCCATTGCCACCCGACCAGCGCCTTCACGGGGACGGGGGAGCTGAGAAGCTTCATCCCCGGCCGAGTGTCGCACCACTTTGGATGGACGGGCCCGTCCCTGACCTTTGATACAGcatgctcgtcgtcgacgacggcccttCATATGGCCTGCCGGGATCTGCTGTCGGGCGAGGTCCCGGCGGCGCTCTGCGGCGGCGTCAATGTCTTGACCAACCTGCAGTGGACACAaaacctcgccgccggcagcttCATCAGCCCGACCGGCCAGTGCAAACCCTTCGACTCGGATGCCGATGGGTACTgccgcggcgacggcatcgcCTACGTCTTCCTCAAGAAGCTATCcaccgccgtggccgacggGAACACGGTCCTGGGCACCATACGCTCTACGGGCATCAATCAAAACCTCAACACCACGCCGCTCTTTGTTCCCAACGTACCTTCTCTGTCGGCCCTCTTCCACCACGTCATCCGCAAAGCGCGCGTAAACCCGCGCGACATTTCGCTGGTCGAGTGTCATGGCACTGGCACGCCCGTCGGAGACCCTGCAGAGTGGGAGAGCATACGCAACGCCGTGGCCGGTCCTCTGCGCGATACTGTCCTGCCCATCGGCTCGGTCAAGGGTCACGTCGGCCACACTGAAGGCGCGTCCGGCATCGTCTCCCTCATCAAGGTGCTCATGATGATGCGAGGCGACTTCATCCCTCCCCAAGCCAGCTTCAAGAGCATGAACCCCCACATCCAGGCGCAGCCGTCAGACAAGATGGAGGTTGTCACGTCGTTGCGGTCCTGGCCAGGGGACCGGAAGCTGGCTCTGATCAACAACTACGGCGCCTGCGGATCCAATTCGAGCGTCGTGGTTGCTTACTCGGCTCATAAGCCTGCCAAAGCCACCTCCCTGACCGCGTCGTCGCCTCGGCTGCCCTTCTGGatcgccggcctcgacgcccgcAGCATTGCCGCGTACAGCACCGCGCTGGCTCCCTACCTGCGCGCCCACACTGGGCCCCGagatggccaggccaagctCGCCGATGTATCGTTCAACATGAATTGGCAATCGGATCCCGGCTTGCCCCAAGGGCTGATCTTCAGCTGCGGTTCgctggacgagctgcagGACAAGCTCGCCGAGGCAACCGCGGCTACCAAGGACACATCTGCTAGCATCGGCATCGCGCCCGTGAAGCCTGAGCGACCCGTGGTTCTGTGCTTTGGAGGCCAGGTTTCGACATTCGTCGGGCTGGACCGCGCGGTGTACCAGGGTGCCGCAGTGTTGCGGCACCACCTGGATAACTGCGATGCCGCCATTACAGCTCACGGCCTTGACAGCATCTACCCCGACATTTTCTCTGGCGAGCCTTATCAGGACGTGGTCAAGCTCCAGACGGCGCTCTTTGCTATGCAGTACGCCTCGGCCAAGAGCTGGATGGACTGCGGGCTCGCCGACAAGGTAGTATCCGTCGTGGGCCACAGCTTTGGTGAGATAACTGCGCTCTGCGTAGCGGGCGTGCTGAGTCTGCAAGACACGGTCAAGCTGATTGCTGGTCGGGCCAAGCTGGTGCAGAGCGCTTGGGGACCCGATCcgggcgccatgatggccatcgaggccgacgaagcACTCGTGCATCATCTCCTCAACGAGTCAAACCTCGGATCCGATGGATCAGCTGGCATCGCCTGCTACAACGGTTCTCGCAGCTTCACTGTCGCCGGATCGACAAAAGCCATCGACGCATTTGCCACTACGCTGGCCGGAGGGGGCAGCGCGGTCGAGGGCGTCAAGAGCAAGCGTCTCAACGTCACCAATGCGTTCCACTCGGCGTTGGTAGACAGCATCGTCGACCGCCTCGGGGACGAGGTCGGCAAGGGGGTGACCTTTCATGACGCCGTCATTCCGATAGAACGTGCCACCGAGCATGGCGACGCGGCCGCCCGACTGGACTGGACCTTTGTCGGCTCTCACATGCGCCagcccgtcttcttcaaccacGCCGTGCAACGGCTCGCACAGAAGCATCCGCAGGCCATCTTCCTTGAGGCGGGTTCCAACTCGACCATCACCGTCATGGCATCGCGTGCACTTGCCCAGACGGTGCCAACCTATTCTGACGGGCTTCACTTCCAATCCGtgtccatcaccaacaccaacaaggGCATCGACAGGCTCACGGACGCAACGGTACACCTCTGGAAACAGGGACTACGTGTGTCTTTCTGGGCTCACCACCGGCGACAGGCGGGCGAGTATACGCAGCTCCTCCTGCCGCCGTACCAGTTCGAGAAGTCGCGCCATTGGCTCGAGCTCAAGTCGCCAATCGAGCAGGCTATCAAGGTCGTCCAAACCATGTCCGGGAGCAATGGAcggctgccggcggcgggaCTGGCACAGCAAGAACAAGTCGATCCCAAGACGCTTGATATATGGACCTTTGTCGGCTTCCAGGACCACCAGGGTGGCAGCgccaacaagaagacaaagctGGCTCGGTTCCGTATCAACACGGCCTCGGACAAGTACCAGCGCCTGTTTGCGACACACGTCAtcgccaagacggcgcccATTGCTGCAGCCACGCTTGAGATAGACATGGCCATCGAGACCCTTTTCAGCCTGACTCCGGAATGGAGAGCGAATGGCTTTTCGCCGGTGGTGCGCGATATGCTCAGCCATTCGCCCATCTGTGCCGACTCGACGCGCGACTACTACATTGACCTCGAGCCactcaacaaggccaaaaCAGAGTGGCACTGGACCATCCACAGCGTCGGCACCTCCCCTGCCGACAACAAGCACGCCGAGGGCCGCATCAACATGTGCTCGCCATCCGACCCGGCCGTTGTGCAGGAATTCGGACGCTGGGAGCGCGTCGTCGGCCACGCGCAGTGCCAGGCCGTTCTGGCCTTGGGCCCCGACGATGAGGGCGTGGAGGCGCTCCAAGGCCGCAACGTGTACCGAGCCTTTGAGGAagttgtcgactttggctcCGTGTACCACGGCGTGCGGTACGTTGTCGGCCGCGACAACGGCGAGAGCGCGGGTGTCGTGCACAAGCGCCACGCCGGCGACACCTGGCTTGATGTCCCCAAGGCAGACTCGTACGGCCAAGTTGCGGGCATGTACGTCAACCTGCTGACGGACATTCCCGCGAGCGACATGTTTGTTGCCACGGGCCTCGAGCTGGTGATGCGCTCGCCCGAGGCGCAGCCGGTCACTGATGGCCATGAGCATGGTCCTGGTGTGTGGCATGTTCTTGCTCGCCACGCGCGCCAAAACGAAAAGGCCTACGTCTCAGACGTCTTTATCTTTGATGCCTCGACGGGTGCCCTGGCCGAGGTCATACTGGGCCTGAAATATGTCCGCGTTCCCAAGGCGACGATGAGCAAGATCCTGGcgcgggcgacgacggacaAGTCGTTTGTGAGAAGCACCGCAGCGTCTCTGCCGTCGTCTGCCCAGCCTCTTGCCGCCCTTGCCGGGCCTATCAATGCCACCGGTCCAaactcgacgccggcgccgctcCCGTCCCGCCCCAAGGCAAAGAGGACCGGGATGAAAAGGGCGAAGCCTACCAGTGGGCCGCGCGACATCACAAACGAGGTGTGCGACGTGGTCGCCGACGTTTCCGGCATCGAGGCCAGCGAGATGAGCCTCGACAGTGAGATGGCTGACCTGGGCATTGATTCGTTGATGAGCATGGAGCTGGCGCGCGAGGTCGAGGATACCTTTCACTGCACGCTCGATCGCGCAGAGACAATGGTAGCCACGAGTCTTGGCGCCTTCGTTGCCTGTGTGGCGAATGCTTTGGCGAGGGCCGGAGGGCAAAAGGACGTGGAGGAAGAGCATGGCGACCAAGATAGCGACCAAGACATGGCGGCCGGAGAGGGTGACGTTGTCTTCTCAGACTCGGCGGACGAAGACACGACCTCGGACATGTCCACTCCCGATGACGCCTCGGACGTCAGCTGCCAAAGTCAGGATTCGGTGAGCGAACCACCTGTCCCAGCGGCGAAAGTAATTGGTACGGGTGATGTAGCAGCCCGTGAGGCAGAGGCAATGCGCCTAGTGGCAGCCTACACGACTGGTTGGGAGTCGGCCGCGCTTGAAGCTGCGAGGAAGGGTACTATCGGCAACCATCCCCGTGCCGGAGCCGTCGTGGTCGTGACGGGCGCTTCGGGCAGCCTCGGGTCGCACATTGTTCAAGCACTCGCCGAGCGGCCGCACGTCGCCGCTGTGGTTTGCATCAACCGCACCCTCAGCGGCGTGCCCGCCGACGAGCGGCAGGCAGAGGCACTCTCTTCGAGAGGCATCGAGCTGTCCCCCACCGCGCGCGAGAAGCTGCGGGTATACGGTACCGACGCCTCCAAGCCGCAACTTGGTCTACCGGACGACGAGTACACCTGGCTGGCGCGGCACGGCACGCACATCATCCACAACGCCTGGCCCATGAGCGCCACGCGGCCACTCAAGGCTTTTGAGCCCCAGGCCAGGGTGATGCGGAACCTGCTGGACCTGGCGCACGACATGGCGGTGGGAACCGAGCCGCGCAGGATCGGTTTCCAGTTCATCTCGTCGATCGGCGTGACGGGCTTCTCGGCCGAGTCCCCCGTCCTCGAGGAGGCCATGCCCATGGCCGCGGTGATGCCCAGCGGCTACAACGAGGGCAAGTGGGTGTGCGAGCGCATGCTCGCCGACACGCTGCGCCGTCATCCGCGGCTCTTCCGGGCCATGGTGGCGCGTCCCGGCCAGATCTCTGGGTCGACGGCCAGCGGCTTCTGGAACCCGGTCGAGCACTTTGCCTTCGTGGTGAAGAGCTCCCAGGCGCTCAAGGCGTTGCCCGACCTGCGCGGTGACCTGCATTGGCTGCCCGTGGATAAATccgccggcgtcgtggtcGACCTGCTCAACATTGACGGCCGCCCCGAAGCAACGGAGGCGTATCCGGTCTATCACGTCGACAACCCCGTCGGCCAGCCGTGGAAGGACATGTCTACGGTTCTGGCAGCTGCTCTGGATATTCCTCCCCATGGCATCGTTTCCTTTAAAGAGTGGATTAGACGGGTTCGCCAATCGCCTCTTTCCCCGGCTGAGAACcctgccgccctcgccctggACTTTCTCGAGGGCCACTTTGAGCGCATGGCTTGTGGCGGTATCGTGTTGGACACGCAAAGATCAAGTGAGCATTCCAAAACCCTGGCTGCCGAGGGGCCG AACAGAGTGATAGGAAATGAAAACACTTTGCAAAGTACCACTAAGCTTCAGTCGGCGAGGTTGTGA